The following are from one region of the Syngnathus acus chromosome 19, fSynAcu1.2, whole genome shotgun sequence genome:
- the znf646 gene encoding zinc finger protein 646 isoform X4 produces the protein MATLVEHTDAHLEQDEERKFKCDECGRGYRHAGSLANHKKAHDVGLFECHLCGKENSNALALKSHMRSHTAHKKYSCSRCGKAFRLATQLATHERAHRVSQSKTEDEEDEDMANNHWNNQAENGLVDHNQPQCDSSDDADGRPFKCDLCDKTYIHLRSLNNHKKTHQVVFPSEEEFQEHIQMHNSSSATFGLEDNTAESPHMTYNNITSPQSSFYAAPNDLAPLPSVDNCQGFDQPRGHVYSNSNQTPSSDCSQGQPPPVDPGILNPLPNASGRDDASAADSDERPFRCQICGKSYRHSGSLINHKRSHQVGIYQCSVCRKKYPHLAALKSHLRLHKGHKSSFKPNGAGDWLASEQFSPVSDQGLFFSTQDAEDNNDPHLGLGTYLDRQDSAPDASVRPPHAEHSTQRHMCADCGDSFADIAGIVAHSCPLLQQQRSSGDAEGNFEGTVAQFQGLNETARQSYFEQSFKENLSGEQLSGIAEEDDGDLFQCSICGNSYSSMQALRSHLRGHAQSRCATASSGPSSLSSQEEARDEEPEEMMICSSCGESFASRQDLLAHQLEHVKHRDEDGVGASEGQACEEETQSVICGRCGTFCADDHHLESHNCAAEKKEEESAAAESGEEVEVKAKNLQHQARRHVRDQFEDRQYRCDQCGRSYRHSGSLLNHKKSHKTGVFKCSVCQKRFYNLLALKNHQRSHFDIKRHTCDECGKAFKIQKQLLIHLRRHKENRAKIKELNNQIQALMQMNNSEAEAACEAPERTTRAAAAAAVTSERTGDRRPFACERCGRTYRHAGSLVNHKKSHKTGHYYCSICNKAYTNQLAVKNHLRTHFASRKHSCQKCGKGFRGKWQLSAHICADSQKGGGRSSRSRAPKCKRCKETFPSRDQLAAHACDRSPASHDEERAFSCNICHRSYRHAGSLLNHKNTHKTGHFSCTFCAKPFSNPMALRNHTRIHTQQKKYACLTCGKAFRLASILHNHQKVHNRASARFGCPACGKSFRGRSGLKRHRCRRGCGEDGTQPEESQDKCFRCDLCGRSYRHAGSLLNHKKTHSENLHHCGLCLQTFPDPLALQIHSQMRRHCCPECGKTFCLIAHLQSHMEVHSKDRSNVGSSGELEANGLSWTEPLSRSPESAGDQAEKSHVCEHCGRTYRHAGSLLNHKNSHKTGSFTCSACHKEFSNLMALKNHRRIHTEPKRYQCLECGKAFRVSTQLICHRRIHSKEKPFSCALCARSFSNKSNLRHHEKLHQNHHAYDDTSAFNLDANGFMGLDMGSFL, from the exons ATGGCCACACTTGTAGAGCACACGGACGCTCACCTGGAGCAGGACGAGGAGCGCAAGTTCAAATGTGACGAATGCGGACGTGGCTACAGACATGCCGGCAGCCTCGCCAATCACAAAAAGGCTCACGACGTGGGATTGTTTGAGTGCCATTTGTGCGGCAAAGAGAACTCAAACGCTTTGGCTTTGAAAAGTCATATGCGGAGTCACACGGCTCACAAAAAGTACTCCTGTTCGCGATGCGGCAAGGCTTTCCGCCTGGCTACGCAACTCGCTACGCACGAGCGGGCTCACCGTGTCTCGCAATCAAAGActgaggacgaggaggatgaagacatGGCAAATAATCATTGGAACAACCAGGCGGAGAACGGCCTCGTCGATCACAACCAACCGCAGTGTGACTCGTCCGACGACGCCGACGGCCGACCGTTCAAGTGCGACCTGTGTGACAAGACTTACATTCACCTCCGAAGCTTGAACAACCACAAGAAGACTCACCAG GTTGTGTTCCCTAGTGAGGAGGAGTTCCAGGAGCACATCCAAATGCACAACTCTTCGTCGGCAACCTTTGGCCTGGAGGACAACACAGCAGAGAGCCCCCATATGACATACAACAACATTACCTCGCCTCAATCCAGCTTTTACGCAGCTCCTAACGATCTCGCTCCCTTGCCATCGGTCGATAATTGTCAAGGTTTTGATCAGCCGCGCGGTCACGTGTATTCAAACAGTAATCAAACACCGTCTTCCGACTGCTCTCAGGGACAACCCCCGCCCGTGGACCCCGGAATTCTCAATCCGCTTCCGAACGCGTCCGGAAGGGACGACGCTTCCGCCGCCGATTCCGACGAGCGTCCCTTCAGGTGTCAGATCTGCGGCAAGAGCTACCGCCACTCCGGAAGCCTTATCAACCACAAGCGCTCACATCAGGTGGGGATTTACCAGTGCTCCGTTTGCAGGAAGAAGTACCCTCACCTGGCTGCGCTCAAGAGTCACCTCCGCCTACACAAAGGTCACAAATCCTCATTCAAGCCCAACGGAGCGGGGGACTGGCTCGCTTCTGAACAATTTTCTCCAGTCAGCGACCAGGGGCTTTTCTTCTCAACACAGGATGCGGAGGACAACAACGATCCTCATCTTGGACTCGGCACGTACCTCGATCGTCAGGACTCGGCTCCAGATGCGAGCGTGCGGCCACCTCACGCCGAGCATTCCACACAGAGGCACATGTGCGCCGACTGCGGGGACTCTTTTGCGGACATCGCCGGGATCGTGGCGCACTCGTGCCCCCTGCTTCAACAGCAGCGCTCGAGCGGGGACGCCGAGGGGAACTTTGAGGGCACCGTCGCGCAGTTTCAAGGACTGAACGAGACCGCTCGTCAGAGTTACTTTGAGCAGAGCTTCAAAGAAAATCTGAGCGGCGAGCAGCTGAGCGGCATCGCCGAAGAAGACGATGGCGACCTTTTTCAGTGTTCCATTTGCGGAAACAGCTACAGCAGCATGCAGGCCCTCAGGAGCCATCTCCGAGGTCACGCGCAGTCCCGGTGCGCCACCGCCAGCTCGGGACCCTCGTCCTTGTCCTCCCAGGAGGAGGCCAGAGACGAGGAACCGGAGGAGATGATGATCTGCAGTTCCTGCGGCGAAAGTTTCGCCAGCAGGCAGGACTTGCTCGCCCATCAGCTCGAGCACGTCAAGCACCGAGACGAAGACGGCGTCGGCGCGAGTGAGGGCCAAGCGTGCGAGGAGGAGACGCAAAGCGTCATCTGCGGTCGCTGTGGAACCTTCTGCGCCGACGACCATCATCTGGAAAGCCACAACTGCGCGGCggagaagaaagaagaggaaTCGGCAGCGGCAGAAAGCGGCGAGGAAGTGGAAGTAAAAGCAAAGAACTTGCAGCACCAAGCCCGGCGCCACGTCAGAGACCAATTTGAGGACCGTCAGTACAGATGCGATCAGTGCGGCCGCTCGTACAGACACTCGGGTTCCCTCCTCAACCACAAGAAGTCTCACAAAACGGGAGTGTTCAAGTGCAGCGTGTGTCAGAAACGCTTTTACAACCTGTTGGCTCTTAAGAACCACCAGAGGTCCCACTTTGACATTAAGCG GCATACTTGCGACGAGTGCGGCAAAGCCTTCAAAATCCAGAAGCAGCTTTTGATCCACCTCCGGAGGCACAAGGAGAACCGAGCCAAGATCAAAGAGCTGAACAACCAGATCCAGGCCCTGATGCAGATGAACAATTCTGAGGCCGAGGCTGCCTGTGAAGCGCCGGAACGAACGACGCgagcggccgccgccgccgcggtcACATCGGAGCGCACGGGCGACAGGCGACCCTTTGCATGCGAGCGGTGCGGGCGCACATATCGCCACGCCGGCAGTCTGGTCAACCACAAAAAATCCCACAAGACAGGCCACTATTATTGTTCTATCTGCAACAAAGCTTACACCAATCAACTGGCCGTCAAGAACCACTTGCGCACGCACTTTGCCAGTCGGAAGCATTCTTGCCAAAAGTGCGGGAAAGGCTTCCGTGGAAAATGGCAGCTATCGGCTCACATCTGCGCGGACTCCCAGAAGGGCGGCGGGCGGAGCTCGAGGTCTCGAGCTCCAAAGTGCAAACGATGTAAAGAGACGTTTCCGTCCCGTGACCAATTGGCAGCCCACGCCTGCGACCGCTCGCCGGCGAGCCACGACGAAGAGCGTGCGTTCTCCTGCAACATTTGCCACCGTAGCTATCGGCACGCGGGCAGCCTCCTCAACCACAAGAACACGCACAAGACGGGACACTTCTCCTGCACCTTCTGCGCCAAGCCCTTCAGCAACCCCATGGCGCTGCGCAACCACACTCGCATCCACACGCAGCAGAAGAAATATGCGTGTCTGACGTGCGGGAAGGCCTTCCGCCTCGCCAGCATCCTGCACAACCATCAGAAGGTCCACAACCGCGCCAGCGCCCGCTTCGGCTGTCCGGCGTGCGGCAAGAGCTTCCGGGGAAGGTCCGGACTCAAGAGGCACCGCTGCCGAAGGGGTTGTGGAGAGGACGGGACGCAGCCAGAAGAGAGCCAGGACAAGTGCTTCAG GTGCGACCTTTGCGGGCGCTCGTACCGCCACGCCGGCTCCCTCCTCAACCACAAGAAAACTCACTCTGAAAACCTCCACCACTGCGGCCTTTGTCTGCAGACCTTCCCGGACCCCCTGGCTCTCCAGATCCACTCCCAGATGAGGCGCCATTGCTGCCCGGAATGCGGCAAGACCTTCTGCCTCATCGCACACTTGCAGAGCCACATGGAGGTTCACTCCAAGGATCGCTCCAACGTTGGCAGCTCGGGTGAACTCGAGGCTAACGGCCTGAGCTGGACCGAGCCTTTGTCCCGTTCTCCCGAAAGCGCCGGCGACCAGGCGGAGAAGAGCCATGTGTGCGAGCACTGCGGCCGCACTTACCGCCACGCCGGCTCTCTCCTCAACCACAAGAACAGCCACAAGACGGGCTCCTTCACCTGCAGCGCTTGCCACAAGGAATTCTCCAACCTGATGGCCCTCAAGAACCACCGGCGCATTCACACGGAACCCAAGCGCTACCAGTGCCTGGAGTGCGGCAAGGCCTTCCGCGTGTCCACGCAGCTCATATGTCACCGGAGGATCCACAGCAAAGAGAAGCCCTTCTCCTGTGCGCTGTGCGCCAGAAGCTTCTCCAACAAGTCCAACCTGAGGCACCACGAGAAGTTGCACCAGAACCATCACGCTTACGACGACACCTCCGCGTTTAACTTGGATGCTAACGGCTTCATGGGCTTGGACATGGGCTCGTTCCTTTAA
- the znf646 gene encoding zinc finger protein 646 isoform X6 produces MATLVEHTDAHLEQDEERKFKCDECGRGYRHAGSLANHKKAHDVGLFECHLCGKENSNALALKSHMRSHTAHKKYSCSRCGKAFRLATQLATHERAHRVSQSKTEDEEDEDMANNHWNNQAENGLVDHNQPQCDSSDDADGRPFKCDLCDKTYIHLRSLNNHKKTHQVGIFECTVCFKLFNNMAALYSHQRTHKIRSGRGGGSSSASGFYANSTQEQFSPKSPDGPVNFCHLCQVVFPSEEEFQEHIQMHNSSSATFGLEDNTAESPHMTYNNITSPQSSFYAAPNDLAPLPSVDNCQGFDQPRGHVYSNSNQTPSSDCSQGQPPPVDPGILNPLPNASGRDDASAADSDERPFRCQICGKSYRHSGSLINHKRSHQVGIYQCSVCRKKYPHLAALKSHLRLHKGHKSSFKPNGAGDWLASEQFSPVSDQGLFFSTQDAEDNNDPHLGLGTYLDRQDSAPDASVRPPHAEHSTQRHMCADCGDSFADIAGIVAHSCPLLQQQRSSGDAEGNFEGTVAQFQGLNETARQSYFEQSFKENLSGEQLSGIAEEDDGDLFQCSICGNSYSSMQALRSHLRGHAQSRCATASSGPSSLSSQEEARDEEPEEMMICSSCGESFASRQDLLAHQLEHVKHRDEDGVGASEGQACEEETQSVICGRCGTFCADDHHLESHNCAAEKKEEESAAAESGEEVEVKAKNLQHQARRHVRDQFEDRQYRCDQCGRSYRHSGSLLNHKKSHKTGVFKCSVCQKRFYNLLALKNHQRSHFDIKRHTCDECGKAFKIQKQLLIHLRRHKENRAKIKELNNQIQALMQMNNSEAEAACEAPERTTRAAAAAAVTSERTGDRRPFACERCGRTYRHAGSLVNHKKSHKTGHYYCSICNKAYTNQLAVKNHLRTHFASRKHSCQKCGKGFRGKWQLSAHICADSQKGGGRSSRSRAPKCKRCKETFPSRDQLAAHACDRSPASHDEERAFSCNICHRSYRHAGSLLNHKNTHKTGHFSCTFCAKPFSNPMALRNHTRIHTQQKKYACLTCGKAFRLASILHNHQKVHNRASARFGCPACGKSFRGRSGLKRHRCRRGCGEDGTQPEESQDKCFRPSRTPWLSRSTPR; encoded by the exons ATGGCCACACTTGTAGAGCACACGGACGCTCACCTGGAGCAGGACGAGGAGCGCAAGTTCAAATGTGACGAATGCGGACGTGGCTACAGACATGCCGGCAGCCTCGCCAATCACAAAAAGGCTCACGACGTGGGATTGTTTGAGTGCCATTTGTGCGGCAAAGAGAACTCAAACGCTTTGGCTTTGAAAAGTCATATGCGGAGTCACACGGCTCACAAAAAGTACTCCTGTTCGCGATGCGGCAAGGCTTTCCGCCTGGCTACGCAACTCGCTACGCACGAGCGGGCTCACCGTGTCTCGCAATCAAAGActgaggacgaggaggatgaagacatGGCAAATAATCATTGGAACAACCAGGCGGAGAACGGCCTCGTCGATCACAACCAACCGCAGTGTGACTCGTCCGACGACGCCGACGGCCGACCGTTCAAGTGCGACCTGTGTGACAAGACTTACATTCACCTCCGAAGCTTGAACAACCACAAGAAGACTCACCAGGTGGGAATATTTGAGTGCACCGTCTGCTTCAAACTCTTCAACAACATGGCCGCGCTCTACAGCCACCAGAGGACACACAAAATCCGAAGCGGCCGCGGCGGAGGCAGTAGCTCAGCGTCCGGCTTCTACGctaactccacacaggagcAGTTTTCCCCAAAGAGTCCGGACGGTCCTGTCAACTTCTGCCATTTGTGTCAGGTTGTGTTCCCTAGTGAGGAGGAGTTCCAGGAGCACATCCAAATGCACAACTCTTCGTCGGCAACCTTTGGCCTGGAGGACAACACAGCAGAGAGCCCCCATATGACATACAACAACATTACCTCGCCTCAATCCAGCTTTTACGCAGCTCCTAACGATCTCGCTCCCTTGCCATCGGTCGATAATTGTCAAGGTTTTGATCAGCCGCGCGGTCACGTGTATTCAAACAGTAATCAAACACCGTCTTCCGACTGCTCTCAGGGACAACCCCCGCCCGTGGACCCCGGAATTCTCAATCCGCTTCCGAACGCGTCCGGAAGGGACGACGCTTCCGCCGCCGATTCCGACGAGCGTCCCTTCAGGTGTCAGATCTGCGGCAAGAGCTACCGCCACTCCGGAAGCCTTATCAACCACAAGCGCTCACATCAGGTGGGGATTTACCAGTGCTCCGTTTGCAGGAAGAAGTACCCTCACCTGGCTGCGCTCAAGAGTCACCTCCGCCTACACAAAGGTCACAAATCCTCATTCAAGCCCAACGGAGCGGGGGACTGGCTCGCTTCTGAACAATTTTCTCCAGTCAGCGACCAGGGGCTTTTCTTCTCAACACAGGATGCGGAGGACAACAACGATCCTCATCTTGGACTCGGCACGTACCTCGATCGTCAGGACTCGGCTCCAGATGCGAGCGTGCGGCCACCTCACGCCGAGCATTCCACACAGAGGCACATGTGCGCCGACTGCGGGGACTCTTTTGCGGACATCGCCGGGATCGTGGCGCACTCGTGCCCCCTGCTTCAACAGCAGCGCTCGAGCGGGGACGCCGAGGGGAACTTTGAGGGCACCGTCGCGCAGTTTCAAGGACTGAACGAGACCGCTCGTCAGAGTTACTTTGAGCAGAGCTTCAAAGAAAATCTGAGCGGCGAGCAGCTGAGCGGCATCGCCGAAGAAGACGATGGCGACCTTTTTCAGTGTTCCATTTGCGGAAACAGCTACAGCAGCATGCAGGCCCTCAGGAGCCATCTCCGAGGTCACGCGCAGTCCCGGTGCGCCACCGCCAGCTCGGGACCCTCGTCCTTGTCCTCCCAGGAGGAGGCCAGAGACGAGGAACCGGAGGAGATGATGATCTGCAGTTCCTGCGGCGAAAGTTTCGCCAGCAGGCAGGACTTGCTCGCCCATCAGCTCGAGCACGTCAAGCACCGAGACGAAGACGGCGTCGGCGCGAGTGAGGGCCAAGCGTGCGAGGAGGAGACGCAAAGCGTCATCTGCGGTCGCTGTGGAACCTTCTGCGCCGACGACCATCATCTGGAAAGCCACAACTGCGCGGCggagaagaaagaagaggaaTCGGCAGCGGCAGAAAGCGGCGAGGAAGTGGAAGTAAAAGCAAAGAACTTGCAGCACCAAGCCCGGCGCCACGTCAGAGACCAATTTGAGGACCGTCAGTACAGATGCGATCAGTGCGGCCGCTCGTACAGACACTCGGGTTCCCTCCTCAACCACAAGAAGTCTCACAAAACGGGAGTGTTCAAGTGCAGCGTGTGTCAGAAACGCTTTTACAACCTGTTGGCTCTTAAGAACCACCAGAGGTCCCACTTTGACATTAAGCG GCATACTTGCGACGAGTGCGGCAAAGCCTTCAAAATCCAGAAGCAGCTTTTGATCCACCTCCGGAGGCACAAGGAGAACCGAGCCAAGATCAAAGAGCTGAACAACCAGATCCAGGCCCTGATGCAGATGAACAATTCTGAGGCCGAGGCTGCCTGTGAAGCGCCGGAACGAACGACGCgagcggccgccgccgccgcggtcACATCGGAGCGCACGGGCGACAGGCGACCCTTTGCATGCGAGCGGTGCGGGCGCACATATCGCCACGCCGGCAGTCTGGTCAACCACAAAAAATCCCACAAGACAGGCCACTATTATTGTTCTATCTGCAACAAAGCTTACACCAATCAACTGGCCGTCAAGAACCACTTGCGCACGCACTTTGCCAGTCGGAAGCATTCTTGCCAAAAGTGCGGGAAAGGCTTCCGTGGAAAATGGCAGCTATCGGCTCACATCTGCGCGGACTCCCAGAAGGGCGGCGGGCGGAGCTCGAGGTCTCGAGCTCCAAAGTGCAAACGATGTAAAGAGACGTTTCCGTCCCGTGACCAATTGGCAGCCCACGCCTGCGACCGCTCGCCGGCGAGCCACGACGAAGAGCGTGCGTTCTCCTGCAACATTTGCCACCGTAGCTATCGGCACGCGGGCAGCCTCCTCAACCACAAGAACACGCACAAGACGGGACACTTCTCCTGCACCTTCTGCGCCAAGCCCTTCAGCAACCCCATGGCGCTGCGCAACCACACTCGCATCCACACGCAGCAGAAGAAATATGCGTGTCTGACGTGCGGGAAGGCCTTCCGCCTCGCCAGCATCCTGCACAACCATCAGAAGGTCCACAACCGCGCCAGCGCCCGCTTCGGCTGTCCGGCGTGCGGCAAGAGCTTCCGGGGAAGGTCCGGACTCAAGAGGCACCGCTGCCGAAGGGGTTGTGGAGAGGACGGGACGCAGCCAGAAGAGAGCCAGGACAAGTGCTTCAG ACCTTCCCGGACCCCCTGGCTCTCCAGATCCACTCCCAGATGA